The following proteins come from a genomic window of Sebastes fasciatus isolate fSebFas1 chromosome 6, fSebFas1.pri, whole genome shotgun sequence:
- the LOC141768910 gene encoding gamma-glutamyl hydrolase — MSNTYVWLFFSCYFCCSKAMPAKLQQEAVNNRPVIGILTQIVSEEGMKPFGTTYIPSAYVKFTESGGSRVMPIRLTLDTDEYENIFKKINGLLLIGGRADLETSDYAKVTRIFYRLALKANDEGDFFPIWGTCMGMQLLTVLVAGENLLVETTAQNVALPLNLTTEAVSSRMFEGFPDKLMKALTHEPLTGNFHNFGVAVQTFQENEKLQSFFSMLSTNIAENGVHFVSTIEGKEYPFYGVQWHPEVNRFQWNRKSNFPHSANAVQLSTLLADFFINEGRRSLHQFDNPEEEEKSLIYNDTPIYAGNFTGYEQIYFF; from the exons ATGTCCAACACATatgtgtggttgtttttttcctgctacTTCTGTTGCAGCAAAGCTATGCCGGCTAAACTGCAGCAGGAGGCTGTGAACAACAGACCAGTCATCG GTATTTTGACTCAGATAGTTTCAGAGGAAGGCATGAAACCTTTCGGGACCACCTACATACCTTCCGCCTATGTGAAATTCACTGAGTCTGGGGGCAGCAGAGTGATGCCTATCAG ATTGACTCTCGATACCGATGAATATGAAAACATCTTCAAGAAGATAAATGG CTTGCTTCTCATCGGGGGAAGAGCAGATTTGGAGACATCAGACTATGCCAAGGTGACGAGGATTTTTTACAGACTCGCTCTGAAG gccaATGATGAGGGGGACTTTTTCCCCATCTGGGGTACATGCATGGGCATGCAACTACTGACTGTGCTGGTGGCCGGTGAAAACCTACTGGTAGAGACTACAGCTCAGAACGTGGCGCTGCCCCTCAACCTAACCACAG AGGCCGTCTCTAGTAGGATGTTTGAGGGTTTCCCCGACAAACTTATGAAGGCTCTGACTCATGAACCTCTCACTGGCAATTTTCACAACTTTGGAGTTGCAGTGCAG ACCTTCCAGGAAAATGAGAAGCTGCAGAGTTTCTTCTCAATGCTGTCTACAAACATTGCTGAGAACGGAGTCCACTTTGTCTCAACCATAGAAG GTAAAGAATATCCCTTCTATGGAGTACAGTGGCACCCTGAGGTGAATCGTTTTCAGTGGAACAGAAAGAGTAACTTTCCTCACTCGGCTAACGCCGTTCAGTTATCTACTCTGCTGGCTGACTTCTTTATCAACGAAG GAAGGAGAAGTTTACATCAGTTTGACAATcctgaggaagaggaaaagtCACTGATTTATAACGACACACCCATCTACGCTGGAAACTTCACAGGATATGAACAAATCTACTTCTTCTGA
- the nmrk1 gene encoding nicotinamide riboside kinase 1 isoform X1: protein MKTLVVGVGGITNGGKSTLSKSLHEQIPNSYLIAQDSYFKDDSVVPVDSNGFKQYDTLDALHMDTMMSDVDSWRRDPESFLRLRGLKPEHTTPSLDEEVYVLIVEGFLIFNHRLLNELFYKRYFMEIPYDVCNRRRSSRVYTPPDPPGYFDGHVWPMYLKNRQEMESTASEIIFLDGQEPKEELLAAVCKDVCQEIERLRDGDCCSHGCQES from the exons ATGAAAACATTAGTTGTAGGAGTTGGCGG GATAACCAACGGAGGAAAATCCACTCTGTCTAAGAGTCTACACGAGCAGATACCCAACAGCTATCTCATTGCACAGGATTCATATTTTAAG GATGATTCTGTGGTACCAGTGGACAGCAATGGGTTTAAGCAATATGACA CGCTCGATGCTCTCCACATGGACACAATGATGAGCGATGTCGACTCGTGGCGAAGAGATCCTGAGTCGTTCCTGAGGCTGCGAGGCCTGAAGCCAGAGCACACGACACCATCGCTGGATGAGGAGGTGTATGTGCTGATTGTGGAGGGCTTCCTCATTTTCAACCACAG GCTTCTGAATGAGCTATTTTACAAGAGATACTTCATGGAAATACCGTATGATGTCTGCAACAGGAGACGAAG TTCGAGGGTGTACACGCCTCCTGATCCTCCTGGATACTTTGACGGACACGTGTGGCCGATGTACCTGAAAAACAGGCAGGAGATGGAGAGCACGGCGTCTGAGATTA TATTTCTGGATGGACAGGAGCCAAAGGAAGAACTACTGGCTGCTGTGTGTAAAGATGTTTGTCAGGAAATAGAAAGGCTCAGGG ATGGAGACTGCTGCTCACATGGATGTCAGGAAAGTTAA
- the nmrk1 gene encoding nicotinamide riboside kinase 1 isoform X2, with product MKTLVVGVGGITNGGKSTLSKSLHEQIPNSYLIAQDSYFKDDSVVPVDSNGFKQYDTLDALHMDTMMSDVDSWRRDPESFLRLRGLKPEHTTPSLDEEVYVLIVEGFLIFNHRLLNELFYKRYFMEIPYDVCNRRRSSRVYTPPDPPGYFDGHVWPMYLKNRQEMESTASEIIFLDGQEPKEELLAAVCKDVCQEIERLREKD from the exons ATGAAAACATTAGTTGTAGGAGTTGGCGG GATAACCAACGGAGGAAAATCCACTCTGTCTAAGAGTCTACACGAGCAGATACCCAACAGCTATCTCATTGCACAGGATTCATATTTTAAG GATGATTCTGTGGTACCAGTGGACAGCAATGGGTTTAAGCAATATGACA CGCTCGATGCTCTCCACATGGACACAATGATGAGCGATGTCGACTCGTGGCGAAGAGATCCTGAGTCGTTCCTGAGGCTGCGAGGCCTGAAGCCAGAGCACACGACACCATCGCTGGATGAGGAGGTGTATGTGCTGATTGTGGAGGGCTTCCTCATTTTCAACCACAG GCTTCTGAATGAGCTATTTTACAAGAGATACTTCATGGAAATACCGTATGATGTCTGCAACAGGAGACGAAG TTCGAGGGTGTACACGCCTCCTGATCCTCCTGGATACTTTGACGGACACGTGTGGCCGATGTACCTGAAAAACAGGCAGGAGATGGAGAGCACGGCGTCTGAGATTA TATTTCTGGATGGACAGGAGCCAAAGGAAGAACTACTGGCTGCTGTGTGTAAAGATGTTTGTCAGGAAATAGAAAGGCTCAGGG AGAAAGATTGA